A region of Lichenibacterium dinghuense DNA encodes the following proteins:
- a CDS encoding Hsp33 family molecular chaperone, whose amino-acid sequence MLTSAERPVSDLGHDDLVLPFAVTPLDIRGRVVRLGPAVDRMLKQHDYPEPVSRLVGEAAALTALLGSSLKIEGRFQLQTKTDGAVDMLVVDFDAPDRLRAFARFDAERLAAAGAHPGSAELLGQGHLALTIDQGADMSRYQGVVPLEGQGLEAAAHQYFAQSEQIPTLVRLAVGQNVTGEGSEWRAGGLLAQFLPESEDRRRQFDLDPGDAPEGFVRNAPEDDSWSEAKALAGTVEDHELVDPTLSSERLLFRLFHERGVTVFEGQAMHDACRCSRERIGGMLRSFTVAERRDMVGPDGRIGVTCEFCGVHRDFDPADFDAPQ is encoded by the coding sequence ATGCTCACCAGCGCGGAACGCCCCGTCTCCGACCTCGGCCACGACGACCTCGTCCTCCCCTTCGCGGTGACGCCGCTCGACATCCGCGGCCGCGTGGTGCGGCTCGGGCCGGCGGTCGACCGCATGCTGAAGCAGCACGACTATCCCGAGCCCGTGTCGCGGCTCGTCGGCGAGGCCGCGGCCCTCACCGCGCTGCTCGGCTCGTCGCTGAAGATCGAGGGCCGTTTCCAGCTCCAGACCAAGACGGACGGCGCCGTCGACATGCTGGTGGTGGACTTCGACGCGCCCGATCGCCTGCGCGCCTTCGCGCGCTTCGACGCCGAGCGCCTCGCCGCGGCGGGGGCCCACCCCGGCTCGGCCGAGCTGCTCGGCCAGGGCCACCTGGCGCTCACCATCGACCAGGGCGCCGACATGTCCCGCTACCAGGGCGTGGTGCCGCTGGAGGGCCAGGGGCTGGAGGCCGCGGCGCACCAGTATTTCGCCCAGTCCGAGCAGATCCCGACGCTGGTGCGCCTCGCCGTCGGCCAGAACGTCACCGGCGAGGGCAGCGAATGGCGGGCCGGCGGGCTGCTGGCGCAGTTCCTGCCCGAATCCGAGGACCGGCGCCGCCAGTTCGACCTCGACCCCGGCGACGCGCCCGAGGGCTTCGTGCGCAATGCGCCCGAGGACGACAGCTGGTCGGAGGCCAAGGCGCTGGCCGGCACGGTGGAGGACCACGAACTCGTGGACCCGACGCTGTCGAGCGAGCGCCTGCTGTTCCGCCTGTTCCACGAGCGCGGCGTGACGGTGTTCGAGGGCCAGGCGATGCACGACGCCTGCCGCTGCTCGCGCGAGCGCATCGGCGGCATGCTGCGCTCCTTCACGGTGGCGGAGCGGCGCGACATGGTCGGGCCGGACGGCCGCATCGGCGTCACCTGCGAGTTCTGCGGCGTGCACCGCGACTTCGACCCGGCCGACTTCGACGCCCCGCAGTGA
- a CDS encoding bifunctional riboflavin kinase/FAD synthetase translates to MIAPLPPRFIVAEDPDGPPAGLEGAVVAIGNFDGVHRGHQAVIGRARALAAELGRPTAVLTFEPHPGDYFAGAPTIFRITPPAAKALALSRLGTVDGMVVRSFDAGFASLSAEDFVADVLVRRLGIAAAVVGYDFHFGARRAGTPAYLADAGVRHGFAVAVIDKIVSDAMGDLAAVSSTAIRRALEAGDVARAATLLGRPYFVLGEVVHGEKLGRTLGFPTANLRLDPTARLAHGIYAVRVRTEAGEYGGVASYGRRPTFDNGAPLLESFLFDFSGDLYGQHIEVDFVGWIRGEERFDSAEALVMRMKVDAAEARAMLAG, encoded by the coding sequence TTGATCGCGCCGCTCCCTCCCCGTTTCATCGTCGCCGAGGATCCCGACGGGCCGCCCGCGGGCCTCGAAGGCGCCGTGGTGGCGATCGGCAACTTCGACGGCGTGCACCGCGGCCATCAGGCCGTGATCGGCCGGGCGCGGGCGCTGGCGGCCGAACTCGGGCGGCCCACCGCCGTGCTGACCTTCGAGCCGCACCCGGGCGACTATTTCGCGGGCGCCCCGACGATCTTCCGCATCACGCCGCCGGCCGCCAAGGCCCTGGCGCTGAGCCGGCTCGGCACGGTGGACGGCATGGTGGTGCGCAGCTTCGACGCCGGCTTCGCCTCGCTGTCGGCCGAAGACTTCGTGGCCGACGTGCTGGTGCGCCGCCTCGGCATCGCGGCCGCCGTGGTGGGCTACGACTTCCACTTCGGCGCCAGGCGGGCGGGCACGCCGGCCTACCTCGCCGACGCCGGGGTGCGGCACGGCTTCGCCGTGGCGGTGATCGACAAGATCGTGTCGGACGCGATGGGCGACCTCGCCGCCGTGTCGTCGACCGCGATCCGCCGCGCGCTGGAGGCGGGCGACGTGGCGCGCGCCGCGACGCTGCTCGGGCGCCCCTATTTCGTGCTGGGCGAGGTGGTGCACGGCGAGAAGCTCGGCCGCACGCTGGGCTTCCCCACCGCCAACCTCCGGCTCGACCCCACGGCCCGGCTCGCCCACGGCATCTACGCCGTGCGGGTCCGCACGGAGGCGGGCGAATACGGCGGGGTCGCCTCCTACGGGCGCCGGCCGACCTTCGACAACGGCGCGCCGCTGCTCGAATCCTTCCTGTTCGACTTCTCCGGCGACCTCTACGGGCAGCACATCGAGGTCGACTTCGTCGGCTGGATCCGCGGCGAGGAACGGTTCGACTCCGCCGAGGCGCTGGTGATGCGGATGAAGGTCGACGCCGCGGAAGCGCGGGCGATGCTGGCCGGATAG
- a CDS encoding AMP-binding protein — protein sequence MDAGLEPSFVSGARDVPLLELPIGRALADAARRWPGRDALVAPLGADEAAVRWSWAELDRRAEAVAAGLLALGLEPGNRIGVWSLNTAEWVLTQFAAAKAGLILVTVNPAYRAFELEYALRQVGCAALVLGPPFKGSDYLALLREVAPERLPDLRLVIAFGLDAPGTIPFEAVPDRATPEARGRVAALAGAIRAGDDANIQFTSGTTGSPKGVTLSHRSILNNGFFVGAAMRLTPEDRICVPVPLYHCFGMVMGVLAAVTHGTALVFTGRGFDPLATLRAAADERCTAIYGVPTMFLAELDHPEFDRFDLSALRTGIMAGSPCPIAVMRRVTERMNLGGLTICYGMTETSPVSFQSAVDDPLERRVSTVGRVHPHVECKVVDGEGRVVPRGTAGELCTRGYSVMRGYWGEPGRTAAVLDAEGWMHTGDLATIDPEGFGNIVGRLKDLIIRGGENVSPREVEDYLYRHPDVGDVAVFGVADPRYGEEVCAWVRPRPGAMLTAEAVRDFCAGRIAHQKVPRYVEIVDSFPMTVTGKMQKFLMREAMERRLGLTREATA from the coding sequence ATGGATGCGGGCTTGGAGCCGAGCTTCGTTTCGGGCGCGCGCGACGTGCCGCTCCTGGAGCTCCCGATCGGCCGGGCGCTGGCCGACGCCGCCCGCCGCTGGCCGGGCCGCGACGCCCTGGTGGCGCCGCTCGGCGCCGACGAGGCCGCCGTCCGCTGGAGCTGGGCCGAGCTCGACCGCCGCGCCGAGGCCGTCGCGGCCGGGCTGCTGGCGCTCGGGCTGGAGCCGGGAAATCGCATCGGCGTGTGGTCGCTCAACACCGCCGAATGGGTGCTGACCCAGTTCGCCGCCGCCAAGGCCGGGCTGATCCTGGTCACCGTCAACCCCGCCTACCGGGCCTTCGAGCTCGAATACGCGCTGCGTCAGGTCGGCTGCGCCGCGCTGGTGCTGGGGCCGCCCTTCAAGGGGTCGGACTACCTCGCCCTGCTGCGCGAGGTCGCCCCCGAGCGGCTGCCCGACCTCCGCCTCGTGATCGCCTTCGGCCTCGACGCGCCGGGCACGATCCCCTTCGAAGCCGTGCCGGACCGCGCCACGCCGGAGGCGCGAGGCCGGGTGGCGGCGCTGGCCGGCGCCATCCGGGCCGGGGACGACGCCAACATCCAGTTCACCAGCGGCACGACGGGCTCGCCCAAGGGCGTGACGCTGAGCCACCGCAGCATCCTCAACAACGGCTTCTTCGTCGGCGCCGCCATGCGGCTCACGCCGGAGGACCGGATCTGCGTGCCGGTGCCGCTCTACCACTGCTTCGGCATGGTGATGGGCGTGCTGGCCGCGGTGACGCACGGCACGGCCCTGGTCTTCACCGGCCGCGGCTTCGACCCGCTGGCGACGCTGCGGGCCGCCGCGGACGAGCGCTGCACCGCGATCTACGGCGTGCCGACCATGTTCCTGGCCGAGCTCGACCACCCGGAGTTCGACCGCTTCGACCTGTCCGCCTTGCGCACCGGCATCATGGCGGGCTCGCCCTGCCCCATCGCGGTGATGCGGCGCGTCACCGAGCGGATGAACCTCGGCGGCCTCACCATCTGCTACGGCATGACGGAGACGAGCCCCGTGTCGTTCCAGAGCGCGGTGGACGATCCTCTGGAGCGGCGCGTGTCGACGGTGGGGCGCGTCCACCCGCACGTCGAATGCAAGGTCGTCGACGGCGAAGGGCGGGTCGTGCCGCGCGGCACCGCGGGGGAGCTCTGCACGCGCGGCTATTCGGTGATGCGCGGCTACTGGGGCGAGCCCGGGCGCACCGCCGCCGTGCTCGACGCCGAGGGCTGGATGCACACGGGCGACCTCGCCACGATCGACCCGGAGGGCTTCGGCAACATCGTCGGGCGCCTGAAGGACCTCATCATCCGCGGCGGCGAGAACGTGTCGCCGCGCGAGGTCGAGGACTACCTCTATCGCCACCCTGACGTCGGCGACGTCGCGGTGTTCGGGGTGGCGGACCCGCGCTACGGCGAGGAGGTCTGCGCCTGGGTGCGGCCGCGCCCCGGCGCCATGCTCACGGCCGAGGCGGTTCGGGACTTCTGCGCCGGGCGCATCGCCCACCAGAAGGTGCCGCGCTACGTCGAGATCGTCGACAGCTTTCCGATGACGGTCACGGGCAAGATGCAGAAGTTCCTGATGCGCGAGGCGATGGAGCGGCGCCTGGGCCTGACGCGGGAGGCGACCGCCTGA
- the recR gene encoding recombination mediator RecR, whose product MPDRVVGPEIERLIQLLARLPGYGPRSARRAALHLMRRREELLSPLADAMRVAKERIVTCESCGSVDTRSPCSICGDNRRDAAQLVIVETVGDLWALERAGVVKGRYHVLGGTLSPLDGVGPADLNLQGLVSRVAGGGVREVIIAVNATVDGQTTAHYVTDMLSHLGVKVTRLAHGVPVGGELDYLDEGTLAAAVRSRTAF is encoded by the coding sequence ATGCCCGACCGCGTCGTCGGCCCCGAGATCGAGCGGCTGATCCAGCTCCTGGCGCGCCTGCCGGGCTACGGCCCGCGCTCGGCCCGGCGCGCGGCGCTGCACCTGATGCGGCGGCGCGAGGAGCTGCTGAGCCCGCTCGCCGACGCCATGCGGGTCGCCAAGGAGCGCATCGTCACCTGCGAGAGCTGCGGCTCGGTCGACACGCGCTCGCCCTGCTCGATCTGCGGCGACAATCGGCGCGACGCGGCGCAGCTCGTCATCGTCGAGACGGTGGGCGACCTGTGGGCGCTGGAGCGCGCCGGCGTGGTGAAGGGGCGCTACCACGTGCTCGGCGGCACCCTGTCGCCGCTCGACGGCGTCGGCCCCGCCGACCTCAACCTTCAGGGCCTCGTGTCGCGCGTCGCGGGAGGCGGCGTGCGCGAGGTCATCATCGCGGTCAACGCCACGGTGGACGGGCAGACCACGGCCCACTACGTCACCGACATGCTGTCCCACCTCGGCGTCAAGGTGACGCGCCTCGCCCACGGCGTGCCGGTGGGTGGCGAGCTCGACTACCTCGACGAGGGGACGCTCGCGGCGGCGGTGCGGTCGCGCACGGCGTTCTGA
- a CDS encoding YbaB/EbfC family nucleoid-associated protein, producing MADIMGLMKKAQEMQGRIADIQKELEAMEVEGAAGGGLVRVTLTGKGALKGVAIDDSLLKADEKEILEDLLVAAHADARTKADRAAEEKMKGATAGLPLPPGFKLPF from the coding sequence ATGGCCGACATCATGGGCCTGATGAAGAAGGCGCAGGAGATGCAGGGACGCATCGCCGACATCCAGAAGGAGCTGGAGGCGATGGAGGTGGAGGGCGCCGCGGGCGGCGGCCTCGTGCGGGTGACGCTCACCGGCAAGGGCGCGCTGAAGGGCGTGGCGATCGACGACTCTCTCCTCAAGGCGGACGAGAAGGAGATACTCGAGGACCTCCTCGTCGCGGCCCACGCCGACGCGCGCACCAAGGCGGACCGCGCCGCCGAGGAGAAGATGAAGGGCGCCACCGCCGGCCTGCCGCTGCCGCCCGGCTTCAAGCTGCCGTTCTAG
- a CDS encoding DNA polymerase III subunit gamma/tau: MRLSLDNNYRVLARKYRPTHFDDLIGQEALVRTLSNAFDLSRIHQAYLLSGVRGVGKTTTARIMARALNYHRAAGDGAPLIDAPTIRMPGLGTHCQAIIESRHVDVVEMDAASHTGIDDVRELIEGSRYRPVMARTKVYIIDEVHMLSKAAFNGLLKTLEEPPDHVKFLFATTEVDKVPVTVRSRCQRFDLRRVEADVMMAHLRSICTREGVEIDDEALVVIARAAEGSVRDALSLLDQAIAHGAAHATTGRPHVGADGVRAMLGLADRARIIDLFEAVMGGRLPEAMTGLKHLHDSGADPGHVVSDLADFVHLVTRLKLVPDAAKDPALTEQERVRGGAFAQALSLPVLTRTWQLLVKGLADVKDAPRPIQAADMVLVRLACAADLPTPDEVIKRLVSMPAGDGAPLLPPPGGGGGARLPALGGGGSAAAIAVGSPLRHAPAVQGAPMASARTAAAPQSSLRLDAFTDVVALAQARRDIQLKLALERDVRLVRFEDGHIEFELAPEGSRDTAANLSRRLAEWTGVRWMVSVVSGGGAPTIREEADAKARSEKDDVAADPTVRLLLDTFPGAEIVAVRSLIEPPAPAPVAVAALDEPDADIGYAEDEYTDDDL; this comes from the coding sequence ATCCGCTTGTCGCTCGACAACAACTACCGCGTCCTCGCCCGCAAGTACCGCCCGACCCATTTCGACGACCTGATCGGCCAGGAAGCGCTGGTCCGCACCCTGTCGAACGCCTTCGACCTCAGCCGCATCCACCAGGCCTACCTCTTGTCCGGCGTGCGAGGCGTCGGCAAGACCACGACGGCGCGCATCATGGCCCGGGCGCTGAACTACCACCGCGCCGCCGGCGACGGCGCCCCCCTCATCGACGCGCCGACGATCCGCATGCCCGGCCTCGGCACACACTGCCAGGCCATCATCGAGTCGCGCCACGTCGACGTGGTGGAGATGGACGCCGCGTCGCACACCGGCATCGACGACGTGCGCGAGCTGATCGAGGGCTCGCGCTACCGCCCCGTGATGGCGCGGACCAAGGTCTACATCATCGACGAGGTCCACATGCTGTCCAAGGCGGCCTTCAACGGCCTCCTGAAGACGCTCGAAGAGCCGCCGGACCACGTCAAGTTCCTGTTCGCCACCACCGAGGTCGACAAGGTTCCGGTGACGGTGCGCTCGCGCTGCCAGCGCTTCGACCTACGCCGCGTCGAGGCCGACGTGATGATGGCGCACCTCAGGTCCATCTGCACCCGCGAGGGCGTCGAGATCGACGACGAGGCGCTGGTGGTCATCGCCCGCGCGGCCGAGGGCTCGGTGCGCGACGCGCTGTCGCTGCTCGACCAGGCCATCGCGCACGGCGCCGCCCACGCCACGACGGGCCGTCCCCACGTCGGGGCCGACGGCGTGCGGGCCATGCTGGGCCTCGCCGACCGGGCGCGCATCATCGACCTGTTCGAGGCCGTGATGGGCGGGCGCCTGCCCGAGGCCATGACGGGCCTGAAGCACCTCCACGACAGCGGCGCCGACCCCGGCCACGTCGTGTCCGACCTCGCCGACTTCGTGCACCTCGTGACGCGCCTCAAGCTCGTGCCGGACGCCGCCAAGGACCCGGCCCTGACCGAGCAGGAGCGGGTGCGCGGCGGCGCCTTCGCGCAAGCGCTGTCGCTGCCGGTGCTCACCCGCACGTGGCAGCTCCTCGTCAAGGGCCTCGCCGACGTCAAGGACGCGCCGCGGCCCATCCAGGCCGCCGACATGGTGCTGGTGCGCCTCGCCTGCGCGGCCGACCTGCCGACCCCCGACGAGGTGATCAAACGGCTGGTGTCCATGCCGGCCGGCGACGGCGCGCCGCTCCTGCCGCCCCCCGGCGGCGGGGGAGGGGCGCGCCTGCCGGCCCTGGGCGGCGGCGGCTCGGCCGCGGCCATTGCGGTGGGCTCGCCCCTGCGCCACGCGCCGGCCGTGCAGGGCGCGCCGATGGCCTCGGCCCGGACCGCGGCCGCGCCGCAATCCTCCTTGCGGCTCGATGCCTTCACGGACGTCGTGGCCCTGGCCCAGGCGCGGCGCGACATCCAGCTCAAGCTCGCGCTGGAGCGCGACGTGCGCCTCGTGCGCTTCGAGGACGGCCACATCGAGTTCGAGCTCGCGCCCGAAGGCTCGCGCGACACCGCCGCCAACCTGTCCCGCCGCCTCGCCGAATGGACCGGCGTGCGCTGGATGGTGTCGGTGGTGTCGGGCGGCGGCGCCCCCACGATCCGGGAGGAGGCCGACGCCAAGGCGCGCAGCGAGAAGGACGACGTCGCCGCCGACCCCACCGTGCGGCTGCTGCTCGACACCTTTCCGGGCGCCGAGATCGTGGCCGTGCGCTCGCTGATCGAGCCGCCGGCGCCCGCGCCGGTCGCGGTCGCGGCGCTGGATGAGCCCGACGCCGATATCGGCTATGCCGAAGACGAGTACACCGACGACGACCTTTGA
- a CDS encoding SDR family oxidoreductase produces MAGRLAGKIAVVTAAGQGIGRATAEAFLAEGARVVATDLDPAKLAGLDGADRRDLDVRRTEAVKALARDLGPIDVLFNAAGFVHHGSVLDCSEADWDFSFDLNVKSMHRTVRAFLPGMLERGLGSIVNVASGASSVRGIPNRYVYGATKAAVVGLSKAVAADFIKRGIRCNAICPGTIESPSLDDRIDALAASTGQTREAVHQAFVDRQPMGRLGTAHEVAMLAVYLASDESRYTTGTIHLVDGGFSL; encoded by the coding sequence ATGGCGGGACGTTTGGCGGGCAAGATCGCCGTGGTGACGGCCGCCGGCCAGGGCATCGGGCGCGCCACGGCGGAGGCCTTCCTGGCCGAGGGCGCCCGCGTGGTCGCGACCGACCTCGACCCCGCCAAGCTCGCCGGGCTCGACGGCGCCGACCGCCGCGACCTCGACGTCCGCCGCACCGAGGCCGTGAAGGCGCTGGCGCGCGACCTCGGGCCGATCGACGTCCTGTTCAACGCCGCGGGCTTCGTCCACCACGGCAGCGTGCTCGACTGTTCCGAGGCCGACTGGGACTTCTCCTTCGACCTCAACGTGAAGTCCATGCACCGCACGGTGCGGGCCTTCCTGCCCGGCATGCTGGAGCGTGGGCTCGGCTCGATCGTCAACGTGGCGTCGGGCGCGTCCTCCGTGCGCGGCATCCCCAACCGCTACGTCTACGGGGCCACGAAGGCGGCGGTGGTGGGCCTGTCGAAGGCGGTGGCGGCCGACTTTATCAAGCGCGGCATCCGCTGCAACGCCATCTGCCCCGGCACGATCGAGAGCCCGTCGCTCGACGACCGCATCGACGCGCTGGCGGCCTCGACGGGGCAGACGCGCGAGGCAGTCCACCAGGCCTTCGTCGACCGCCAGCCGATGGGCCGGCTCGGCACGGCGCATGAAGTCGCCATGCTGGCCGTCTATCTCGCGTCGGACGAGTCGCGCTACACGACGGGCACCATCCACCTCGTCGACGGCGGCTTCTCGCTCTGA
- a CDS encoding WD40 repeat domain-containing protein codes for MPPAPTDSLSANVAPLPAGAHVTAACFLGDVPALALGDGTVLLGAEGDRRVAAHPDGAVLCAAADRDRIVTGGDDGRVVSTRADGTAEELAAGKGWVDAVALHPAGAVAWAAGRAVRARSAKGEVKGVEATSSVRGLAFAPKGYRLAFSHYNGASLWFPNTAEAPQTLEWKGSHLDVVWSPDGRFVVTTMQENAMHGWRVSDSKHMRMSGYPAKPRSLSWSSDGNWLATSGAEACVVWPFEGKDGPMGKPPRECGVRPVRVSQVAFHPRAGVLALGYDDGFVLMVRMKDNSEILIRREDEGGGAVSALSWNAAGTRLLFGTRNGAAGLLTLPT; via the coding sequence ATGCCGCCCGCCCCCACCGACAGCCTGTCCGCCAACGTCGCCCCGCTTCCCGCCGGCGCCCACGTCACCGCCGCCTGCTTCCTCGGCGACGTGCCGGCGCTGGCGCTGGGCGACGGCACGGTGCTGCTCGGCGCGGAGGGGGACAGGCGCGTCGCCGCCCACCCGGATGGCGCCGTGCTCTGCGCCGCCGCCGACCGCGACCGCATCGTGACGGGGGGCGACGACGGGCGCGTCGTGTCGACCCGCGCCGACGGGACCGCGGAGGAGCTCGCCGCCGGCAAGGGCTGGGTCGACGCGGTGGCCCTGCATCCGGCCGGCGCCGTGGCCTGGGCGGCGGGCCGCGCGGTGCGGGCCCGCTCGGCCAAGGGCGAGGTCAAGGGCGTCGAGGCCACGTCCTCGGTGCGCGGCCTCGCCTTCGCGCCGAAGGGCTACCGCCTCGCCTTCAGCCACTACAACGGCGCGTCCCTCTGGTTCCCCAACACGGCCGAGGCCCCGCAGACCCTGGAATGGAAGGGCTCGCACCTCGACGTGGTGTGGTCGCCGGACGGGCGCTTCGTGGTCACGACCATGCAGGAGAACGCCATGCACGGCTGGCGCGTCTCCGATTCCAAGCACATGCGCATGTCGGGCTATCCGGCCAAGCCCCGCTCGCTGTCGTGGTCGTCGGACGGGAACTGGCTCGCCACCTCGGGCGCGGAGGCCTGCGTGGTGTGGCCCTTCGAGGGCAAGGACGGGCCCATGGGCAAGCCCCCGCGCGAATGCGGGGTGCGCCCGGTGCGGGTGTCGCAGGTGGCGTTCCACCCGCGCGCGGGCGTGCTGGCGCTCGGCTACGACGACGGCTTCGTGCTGATGGTGCGGATGAAGGACAATTCCGAGATCCTGATCCGCCGCGAGGACGAGGGCGGCGGCGCCGTCTCGGCCCTCAGCTGGAACGCCGCGGGCACCAGGCTCCTCTTCGGCACCCGCAACGGCGCGGCGGGGCTGCTCACCCTGCCGACGTGA
- a CDS encoding aspartate/glutamate racemase family protein, translating to MRIKVINPNSTETMTAGIAAAARAAASPGTVIVAATSPSGPASIEGHYDEAVSVIGLLEEIRAGELQGCDGYVVACFGDPGLLAAREAARGPVLGIAEAAMHAASFLSTGFSIVTTLGRTRIIAEHLLRAYGMDGHCRRVRATELAVLELDDPASDARGRILDECRRALDEDGSGAIVLGCAGMADLAADLQRELGVPVIDGVGIAVRFVEALVGLGLSTSKRGDLAAPIPKPFAGAMSGMAWRG from the coding sequence ATGCGCATCAAGGTCATCAACCCCAACAGCACGGAAACCATGACGGCGGGGATCGCCGCGGCGGCGCGGGCGGCGGCCTCGCCGGGCACGGTGATCGTGGCCGCCACATCGCCCTCCGGCCCGGCCTCGATCGAGGGCCACTACGACGAGGCGGTGAGCGTGATCGGCCTCCTGGAGGAGATCCGCGCGGGCGAGCTCCAAGGCTGCGACGGCTACGTGGTGGCCTGCTTCGGCGACCCCGGTCTCCTCGCCGCCCGCGAGGCCGCGCGCGGCCCCGTGCTCGGCATCGCCGAAGCCGCCATGCACGCGGCGAGCTTCCTGTCCACGGGCTTCAGCATCGTCACCACGCTCGGCCGCACCCGGATCATCGCCGAGCACCTCCTGCGCGCCTACGGCATGGACGGCCACTGCCGGCGCGTGCGGGCCACGGAACTCGCCGTGCTGGAGCTCGACGACCCGGCGTCGGACGCGCGGGGCCGCATCCTCGACGAGTGCCGCCGCGCGCTCGACGAGGACGGCTCGGGCGCCATCGTGCTCGGCTGCGCCGGCATGGCGGATCTCGCCGCCGACCTGCAGCGCGAGCTCGGCGTGCCGGTGATCGACGGCGTCGGCATCGCGGTGCGCTTCGTCGAGGCGCTGGTGGGCCTCGGCCTGTCCACGAGCAAGCGCGGCGACCTGGCGGCGCCGATACCGAAGCCCTTCGCGGGCGCGATGAGCGGGATGGCGTGGCGGGGGTGA